A stretch of DNA from Vicia villosa cultivar HV-30 ecotype Madison, WI unplaced genomic scaffold, Vvil1.0 ctg.001310F_1_1, whole genome shotgun sequence:
tttcttaacatattTACCATATTACAACTTTATGATGAAGTTTATATTTCTCTTCTCTTCAAGTAATAAAGTTGTCATGTTTGTAGAAATGCCTTCTTGTTAATAGTTATATCATAGCCATCTTCAAACATGTCCCAAATGCTTTCTTCTTAAGACATGAATAAACTATACAAATTATTATTTCACCAAGACAATTTTCAATGTATCCATTAAATACAAGTGGTTTAAGTTAGAAAATAATGAGTACAATGATTTTATTTTCACTGGAGTTAAAGGAAGACTCGAAGTCATTAAACGTGTTTTTCTCACATGATATCTAACTCTTACATGTTAAAGTTAGGAATCTACATGGttgattattttcaaaaaatataactTGATGTTGGATAAAATATGGATACCTAAATATCAAATTATATATGTTGTACATCAAGATTAACACACTAGTCATGAAACCTAAACAATGAATGCTCCAAACACATGACGAGTCAAAAGCATATCTTGGTAAGCCCGGCAATGAAGTAGGGATAAATGTGAGATTTAGAAAAAACTATAAAGGGGGAGATCATTGATTTTGGGACAACATGTAATTTCTTTTTCCCCTCTATTCATAATGTCTTAGTTATACAAGGACTCAAGCATAACCTGTTTTGCATAAGTCAATTAAGCAACAAtgattatgacataatcttcagtCGAAAGTCATGTAAAATCATCCATTAGAAAGATGTTACAATCTTGTCCATTGGCGAGAGGAAAATAATGTGTATAAAATCAACTTTTCTGATATGTAAGCGCAGAAGATGAACTTAACCCTACCAGAAAAATCATTCTTAATGTGATTTACACGGTTCTAGACTGAGAagatacaacaatataaaaaGACATAAAATTACATCACCTATAATTTGAAACGTAATGAGATCGATGGTGTTGATAAACTGATTCCTTATGTgctaaaacaaaatatttgaagaaaaagTAAAGGTTGATgagagtttgaaaaaaatatgacaTAGAATGTTGAATTGTGGGTGACATGTGATTCAACAATCCAATGGTGTATTTTGTGAAGAACTTTTTACAGTAAATTGATAGGTTCAAGATAGCATTTTCAAAGGCTAAAAAATCTCCTAAAAAAATTAATCACCACATAAAAGTACAACTTCTGCATTGTGGTATTCTGCAAAAATAAAATACCAAACAGAATCCTGATGTTATTTGAATTAGCCTATTTAACATTGAAAGTGACTTATAATCAAAATCTTTACCAAATAATGCTAAGAAAAAATAATTGGAACTAAACATGGGAAAATAAAAAAACTCATCTAtagaaatttgaagaaaaaataagccCCTAAAAATTAATCAGAACTAGACCATGCAATACCCAAGAGAAATCAGCAATGTCATCATCACCAATATGGATGGAGAAAAAAATGCCATCGACATGTTAAGTCGGCAAAGACAGAACAATCTAGGCAGAAGTCCTTTTTCGAAAGCATTGCCAAACAAGTAAATGTACAGGCAAACTTGACAACTAATTGAGGTTCCTAATGGCTGTACAAAAACAGATACAAATCAAACTAATGAAAAATAACCTAATAACCCAACGTTGAGAGGAAAAGAATCTTCAAAATTTCCACTTCATCCTTCCTGCAAACCTGCATAAAATGTAGACAATTAAAAAACGATCAGATTTTTGCAATCTTGATATAATTTCATCATCAAATATAGAGTATATAGATTTGCCATATAATACACACTTGGAAAGTGAGAACCAGGTCCATTTCCGTCAGTGGAGTTGAAGTTCGCAGGATACTGGATTGAAATTAAACTCTCATCTGCTACAACCGTAGTCTCGGGGGAAGCTGTTAACCCAACTGCTGCACTACTTGCAGATCTGATTCCTGCAAGTAAAGTCTTAGCTACGTGAACGtgagtattttaaatattttgaaatgaGATGATTATAAAACTTTAGAGTTTCTCATGGTTATGAGAAACGAGATACTCGTTAAAGATTTAAGATGAACCAGAAATTTCTCGGTGAAAGGAAGATCAGTTTAATTTGATAGGCAAATATGTAACAAATGCCAATCATACACATCCACTTATCCTCTATGAATCACTGATACAGACATCTGACACAACACTAACACGTGGACACCAAACAAGCTTCATGTCTAAAGTGTTGGTGCTATATAGTTTATCCTAGTAGTTGCATTTGAATAAAGAAGTACGAGCAATGCTTAGAATCACTAATGCGTTACAACTTTCCGCCCTTTCATAGTTGTAAAACAATACATAAATTTTTTTGCAGACTCAAGTCGAATGCAAGCATGATATGCATATATGTATATTGAATTAAATATGAGATTTCTATGACAAATACatgcattaaaaaaaataacattcatATGCTTTGTCAATTTAGTATACAGATTTGATTTCAAAATCGAGCCAGCACAACAAAGGAAGAGCTAATTTACCGTGGAGTATGATGACGAGGAAGAAAACAATAGTGATAACCATGGCAGAAAGATTTGTATACGATGACGTCGACGGTGGTTTGCCAGCTTTCATCCTTTTAACTGCATTCATTTTCTTAACCCTCGCGCGCTTCCTCAACGCAAGTTCAGCTAACTCCTTCACAAATCTGTGATCACCAGCATCCAAAGACGGACCTTTCGGAGGCAAAGGCGGCTTTTGAGGCTTTCTAGGATTACCAAACATACTCTTCTGTTTTCCATGGTTTCCATGATGTCCATGAGTTCCATGAACATGTTCTAAACCTTTATCCACCAACAATTCTAAATTATAATCCTCTACACCAACAAAATCACCCGAATTCGAAGAATTACTACACGATTCAATTCCATTTTTACCCTTTTCTGATCCATCTAAATTCAGAACCCCATTCCATGACCAAGGAAAACCATTCCTTGAATCTCTCTCATCATTGCTTGTTTCCTCTTCGCTTGTGTTCTCACCACTTTCAATGTCAAATTCAACGTCTTTCTCTCTTTGAATAGTGCGACCCATCTAatctaaaatcaatttaatcaacaATTTTCAAAAACCCATCTCAGAATCATAACAAAGATTCAATTTTTGACAATAAAAAACATGAACAAATTACTCAAAAACAATGCATTAAAAAATGAAGATTAAGATAAAAATTgaatagaagatgaagaaaaatagGGTGGTTTGAAAGTACCTTTGGTCAAAGGGTAGAACCCTAGAAACGGTGGTAATCTTGAAACATTCCTAACGAGGAATCTATTGATGCACGCAGGCGCACTCATACATGGACAATAATACATTttagaaaacaaaaataattattaaaaagacAAGAATTTAAGGTTTTtctgttttatttaatttaatggcCAATGGTTTTCTGTcttgctttttatttttttttttgctatttgcaccggtgtcgacccaccacaggtgggccactaatccggctcgtgcggagaggcatgcgcactggccaagcaagattgttccgcctgggaatcgaactcggtattccccgaGTACGTCCTTGGACGGGGCTCCTTGCCAATGGAGCTCAACCGCTTGGTTTCTGTCTTGCTTTTTAATTCGatatttaaaatacttttaaaggAACGGAACATTAATGGTTGAAACTTGGAAATGTGTTTttattaggaaaaagtcaacaATTTCACACGACGCTGTGTTTTAAAATTTGAACCGGTGTGATCCGTCGGATTCATCAATTAAaggtaaattctttggtacccatGAGTTTAAGTTGGGTACCAGTACCTTTAGTACAAATtgaattttacttttaatttattttcaaataaaataaaatataaaagtgatGTGGCATTGAATTCTACTATTTGATTGGTTGAGGGTACCGGTACCCAACTAAACTCATGGGTACCGGAGTGTTCACCTTCAATGAAACTAGTGGATTTGATTGAACTGACTGATTGCACTATTCTTTATCAATACATTTTGGACTAACAACGTTCAAAATTTAGTGTGTATTGAAAATTTAGGCTCTTTAGGATAAAATTAGCTTGTAGTCGGTAGTTGGTAGCTGGTGACTGGTAGTTGGTTGTTGGTGACTGCTAGTTGATAAGTTAATTTGAATGTTTGGTAAATTAGTTGTTACATTAGCTGGTAAatacaaaataacataaaaagacatttttattaagaaatttgtgatttatttatcttatcatattatattattatattattatattatcaaattaatttatatttgataaaaataaatatattaatacaaacttacaaaacaattttaatatatgtgaaaaatttaagaaacatcaaaatattttaaatttgtatataaattatataaataaatttaacgaaatacatgaaatttgaattcaattaaactaatcaaaattaatgataaaaataagtttattatttaatattataccataaaaatatttttaaaaaattaattttctttatcTCGGTTAATCTCATTGATTCTTCGATTACGTTTCACTAATTTGAGAATTATCAACtctatttcaaaatttattgtatacttttgatgttattaaaaacattaaagattaaaaaaaaatattaaacattgAATCATAATATATATCGAAAGgtaaaaatagatttttgttaaaatagtaAGGATATAAATAGAAGAAAAAGTCACAAGCTAgaagctacaagctcaaaagctacttcaaatagctttttaaaaaaaagacaaaagcttgtaaaaaagctaaaagctaaaaactaaaaacagttaccaaacagagcttttttatttatatgagctgaaaagctaaaagctaaaagctctttttacCAAACAAACTCTTATTTAAGttatatagaattttttttaaaattttataatcatAATTTCTATatcaactaatatttttatttacttttatataGTGTCGGATCAACATCTATAAACACTTAATAATCTGGTCTCATAATCGCATTGATTATCAGTTTGGATTTTAAATCATTGACAAGAAGACAACGACGATAGTTTCCTCGTTATATTGTTCAGTGGCCTTGGGTCTAAAGGAGCCCAATTGTTCATGATTAATAATTTGGGCTTAATTTACTATATATAATaacttgtaacttaagaaatACAACATCCattattcatttgttattttttaaaaaatttagaaaatttgTGATTTCTATCGTATTTTTTTAAGCTTCTAAAAGATATTTTATATGTAAGCATTTTTTCGTTAAATTTATGTGTTAAATTTATGCATTTATACtagaaaaaaacatatttttattagaCAAGTAACTTCAAACACAAGAGAAAGGGTAAATTGTGATAttcaaatttgtaatattttaaacaatttatcaCTTAAAAAGTAAATTGAGTTAATATTTACAAAAATCATAGATAAATGCAACGAAAAATCATAGATAAATGcaacgaaaagaaaataagatgataaagtaaataataaaattaaaagagataGAGTTATATAGATGATTCCAGATAATTATACGAGTTCAGTTGAACGTTGTTCTAGTCATGTCTCCAAAATATCTTCTTGAGATTTCACTATAAAATTGAGCTTTTATAGGTTATATCCACGAACCTTAGATACAAGTGAATGGGAGGATTTTATACTGGTTTATTCTCCCAACTAAAAGAGAGCTTTTCCATGAGATAAACTCATGAGCCGAGTAGAGATTTCACCGGCTAATATCAATAACCAAATAGAACTTTTGTAAGCTTAGTtctatatccaaacaaggattttCCAAGTGATAGATCTCAATAATCAGACTCAATTCTTCAAGAGTATCCCACTCTTGAAAATAACAACATTGGCACTACACCAAGACAACTCTTTGCTTACAAGTAGTTTTCTCTCACAAGGCACTAAGACAACGtttgtgaaataaaatatttaaagaaagATAGGAGAGAGATAAATTGTAAAAAATTGGGAAAATTTTAAAATCTTGTGTGAAATAAAGTGAGGAGAGGTCTCCTTTAAATAGGATAAGATTGtgctaaaaaaaatgaaataatccATAGGGCTAACTAACTCTTCTAACTGATTAGGTCCTAAGTCTAATAAATTATTATGGccaaaaacaacaattttttatATAGAGTCGTAATCAATCATTAAGAATTTGTCATAATTGATTATAGACTCGATTAGACCTTGTATGATCGATTAGGTATAGAATCTAATCAATTAGATAGTTGAAAAAATTGTCCTAATCAAGTAGGGACAATCCCATACTCAATTAGCTAGGccttgaaaatatttttaggtgATTTTGTTAAGTAAAGATATGCCTTAAAAGTATTTTAGACATGTGTGAGCGTTGCCTTAGTATCTTAGGAGCTACTCTCATACTttcacaagactctggtcactcaGACATGTATGACCAGACaagctttcacactttctctctttcacaacTCTGAAGTTTTCAAGTTTCTTTTCCATATATGTCGATCATATAAGGACTTTACTGGAACCGTGAATCTTATACTTGATGAGACTTGAGAAATATTCAAGTTAATCATCAACATCCATGAGTTAGAATCTTATTACCACAGACTTCAATAATCATAAGTGTTGTTGTCAGCAAAACACCAAGAAGGTCAACAAAGTCAGTATCATTAACTTCATATCTACAACCATATAGATCCACATTTTCCACCTTTTTTGATGACGATGACACATCTCTTAAAGGGGTGGTAAGAGTGAATACATTGGGATAAAATTTTGAGGGGTTAAACTCCCCCTCACATGAGTAGAGAGTACACTCTACTTTTCCTAAGAGTATACTTCACCCTCTTTTTCATAATCAAAAAGGTGGAAAAAAACAAGCATATCACATAGATCACATATTTAGTTAAGTAAATGGAACAAGTTACCTTATAAAGAGATGGACAGGAACAATAGAGAGCAAGGCACAAAAAATATTGGTTGAATCTACTTCTTTCTTGATTCTTTTCGAAAAGAAATCAAAGGTCTTTAAAGATTTCAAAACCGATAggtaattgtcataccccaaaatttgcccatactatttctcatgcataaaaccaaatcaaaagacaaagctccaaaacacactctcctatacaaaagctctgaactagggtttgattaattcaatggaaaatcattgaatcaatggctcaaggtggttccataggttcaccaacatcccaaagtatatccatataaagtttcaagtcaaacagagcaaatttagtccctcaaatcctgattaggtcaacagtcgactctcaagggcaaaacagtcatttcaagtcaatatatagtcaaaactcaagatatttggtcaacaacatcctcataaccctaaaatcatcatttgatcaagggttgatcatgatgatgcaaggaaggatcagaaaagtcaaaagtcaaaagttactattttgggcatgaactgaaaaagtcaaccaaactttgaaaattcaccaaatattcatacttcatcagaaaaattcccactaaagctCGTTTTAAAGtaaattcattcctctatccaatggttcaagaatcagagctcataggtcaatggtttaagagatatggcttcatacattataggtcctttttaaaagtcaacaaaaagacacttttttcaaaaggacataaaatgagcatggaaaataattttgatatgagaccaaagacaatggttagaggactcttcaaggtttctaaaaagtcctagaacacttccatacctcaaaaattgagagaaataagCCTTgctaaagttggactatttttgagaaaaaaatgtgaaaagaaaaggttcaaaattccaaacatttccaaatgggcctatgttctcTTTATATAAACTTCATCTTaggcccatgcacgccccaaaatatatattcttatatttttattatttttattgatatttatggtttttatttattaaaaactataatttaatcatgaaaatattaaaaataaaatatatgatttgtttCTTCAAATATGAGCCAAAGATTCAAGCAAatattctccaaaataaatcaaatttcgtgcacttgATTATTGGATCATTTAAGCTAAATTTGGAAGGATTCcataatatttttcaatcaaatttctcaaaaattcaaTCACAAGATTCAACAAGATTTGCCCAAGTTATAGTGACCTAATAGGCTCTCTATAAGTAGACAAACCATTTAGAAGTGAGGGTTCACGAGTTTGCTGCAGCCAAGAACCCTAGAGCCCGAagcaaaaaaaactcaaaaaatcaaAGTTCCAATTCTTAATTGCAGGACGATTCAAGCGTTTGTGTTGATTGCAAAGCATTCCTTGGTGCTCACTGAAGCTTTTCCGATCGTAGCACGCAAGAAACACGTTCAGAATCATCCCGAATTCCTCACGGTTTGCCTTACTTTAAACTTGCTCGATTTACATTTTTCATGCATCATTGATGGATTTAATTTGCATATTCGTGTTTGATATCATGTGGTGATCGTTTCTGGAGAATTATATGCATTATTATGGTGTAATGAACATGTTACCATGTTAGGGTTCGGACCTGCAAATTAGGGGTTTTTGACACAGGTTTCTTTTGATTCAATTGAGGCCATGACCAAATTCGTGGGATCCTTACGAACGTGATGGACCTATCGCGAAAAAAATCTGTGCGTGTTTGCCTGTGTTCGCTATTTTTCCAGGTGTAATATCTCGGAGTTTTTACAGCGTCCTGGTAATGTGCGCTGTAAAAAAGTGAGTCTCTGAAAATccgtgaagaagatgatgcggtGGCATCATCTGGTTGGCCAGATTCAAATGAAAAACGCGCGCAATGGTTTGTCTCTCAGACGGATCCGGTGCGTGCCAGCCCACGTATGTGTGATGCAACGCTTCCATCCAGGCCATCCAATCGTCATCTCTGCAGATCCAACGCTCATGAGGTTGAGGGTGTACCAGAATACACGCGCCTGCGCTACACTGAATCGAGAGAtaagtttctttatttttttttacttttaattatataaacttttttttattatttatatatatatatatatatatatatatatatgttttcagccaatcaaatttcgttttttataaaaaaactattttcttatttattttataaaacatttattatatattttaattgtaaataagtattaaaattgatttaattatttaaaaacctttaaaaattcatatttaattcattaaaattctaaaaaattctaaaaaaattgtttttgttcTCGATTAAATTATTTcgtcctgatttaattaattaggtcgcgagaccgataattaattaaatcgcttATGTTCTCTTATTTGATTTACACGTAATCAGGATTTTTAACGAACATCTCCTACACTAAAAACTATATTTTTCGTATggcttttcagggttacctttcGAGCGCCTCCCGACAATGCGCCCGATCAAAtacaaaagctaagtattttatttatttaaagtcttttttttttttgtttgtttcctttttgattttagggtttgcccttatatttctgaactgtgcatacattcactccctctctttctgccttgtcttttcagggttacccccgaggtttcctccgactctaaccaaccatatcagatcaaatccaaatcaaagctaagtattatttatcattcattattaatttatttatcttttattttattaaggttaacctcatttgcctccgaaccgataatgcactcacccctctgtttattctttcttttccaattttcagggtttgtcaactgccaaagctacgagtattggtaaccctaaaccctattcacaaattattacttgtgttaaaccttttgccttttatttttatatcccgctggtttcaattcccctctcctccgctggttacaatttcccttccccattattattgttatattattgtgtgggtagtaatttagggagtgcaactcgctaattgaattagaataactaattaaaagataaatatctgaattgaatcacgtgattggtgcacacacgcacgctttttgggtaaccctctctgttgcctgttgccttgttgcctgttgccttgttgcctgttgcctttgtgttttgcagaataagcctcgtccctcgaattcgaggatacctcagccatgttgcctagataaaaaggtcacgaccctaaatgatgctgccttcgatacacaaatatgaccttgaccctcggaagttgcctacggaaaaaggctgaggtatcctctggttgcctacgaataagacttattctgatccttaccttagactacctgcccttctatggcatgggacagtcttatggcaaaggatgtttcgacgaccctttaacctccaaacgaaaggcttcctgccctcttatggcaaggactgaccctttcattctgaaaggctaaaaagagacctatcatctgagtttaaggtaattgcccctaattgccttgccatgctctattttctatattctttctcaaaattcttcaaaaactggctacactcatttacgagctaaagtccatttttcatctttcatctacattttctgaaaacgagcaagcaaagca
This window harbors:
- the LOC131634498 gene encoding uncharacterized protein LOC131634498 isoform X2; translation: MGRTIQREKDVEFDIESGENTSEEETSNDERDSRNGFPWSWNGVLNLDGSEKGKNGIESCSNSSNSGDFVGVEDYNLELLVDKGLEHVHGTHGHHGNHGKQKSMFGNPRKPQKPPLPPKGPSLDAGDHRFVKELAELALRKRARVKKMNAVKRMKAGKPPSTSSYTNLSAMVITIVFFLVIILHGIRSASSAAVGLTASPETTVVADESLISIQYPANFNSTDGNGPGSHFPSLQEG
- the LOC131634498 gene encoding uncharacterized protein LOC131634498 isoform X1; this translates as MGRTIQREKDVEFDIESGENTSEEETSNDERDSRNGFPWSWNGVLNLDGSEKGKNGIESCSNSSNSGDFVGVEDYNLELLVDKGLEHVHGTHGHHGNHGKQKSMFGNPRKPQKPPLPPKGPSLDAGDHRFVKELAELALRKRARVKKMNAVKRMKAGKPPSTSSYTNLSAMVITIVFFLVIILHAKTLLAGIRSASSAAVGLTASPETTVVADESLISIQYPANFNSTDGNGPGSHFPSLQEG
- the LOC131634498 gene encoding uncharacterized protein LOC131634498 isoform X3 encodes the protein MGRTIQREKDVEFDIESGENTSEEETSNDERDSRNGFPWSWNGVLNLDGSEKGKNGIESCSNSSNSGDFVGVEDYNLELLVDKGLEHVHGTHGHHGNHGKQKSMFGNPRKPQKPPLPPKGPSLDAGDHRFVKELAELALRKRARVKKMNAVKRMKAGKPPSTSSYTNLSAMVITIVFFLVIILHDFTCRNQICK